The proteins below are encoded in one region of Trichocoleus sp. FACHB-46:
- a CDS encoding formylglycine-generating enzyme family protein produces the protein MSAKLPEASQEPTAILVINRRREKAQYFVEDLGKGVTLDMVLIPAGNFMMGSPPDELERKENEEPQHQVTIQKFFLGKYAVTQAQWRAVAALPQVNQELSSDPSEFKGDNRPVEQITWFDAVEFCDRLSRHTNRQYRLPSEAEWEYACRAGTITPFHFGETITTDLANYRGEDDQTMGWLGSYDRGPKGVCRQETTPVGNFAVANAFGLYDMHGNVWEWCAGRWHENYEGAPVDGSAWVKGGDSDRRVLRGGSWYGLPQHCRSAYRDWLDADSRLNYLGFRVACSA, from the coding sequence ATGAGCGCAAAGCTTCCGGAAGCATCCCAAGAACCCACTGCCATACTGGTGATTAACCGTCGCCGCGAAAAAGCTCAGTACTTTGTTGAGGATCTGGGCAAAGGAGTCACCTTAGATATGGTGCTCATCCCGGCTGGCAATTTCATGATGGGCTCCCCACCCGATGAACTAGAACGCAAGGAAAATGAAGAACCCCAGCATCAGGTCACTATTCAAAAGTTCTTTCTAGGGAAGTATGCCGTTACTCAGGCGCAATGGCGAGCCGTAGCTGCCCTACCCCAGGTGAATCAAGAACTTAGCTCCGACCCCTCTGAGTTTAAGGGCGATAACCGTCCGGTTGAGCAGATCACCTGGTTTGACGCGGTGGAGTTTTGCGATCGCCTCTCCCGCCACACCAACAGACAATACCGCCTACCCAGTGAAGCCGAATGGGAATACGCTTGTCGAGCCGGAACCATAACCCCCTTTCACTTTGGCGAAACGATTACAACTGATTTAGCAAACTATCGCGGTGAAGACGACCAAACTATGGGATGGTTAGGCTCCTATGATCGAGGTCCAAAAGGGGTTTGTCGTCAGGAAACTACTCCCGTTGGAAATTTTGCAGTTGCCAATGCTTTCGGGCTGTATGACATGCATGGGAATGTGTGGGAGTGGTGTGCCGGTCGCTGGCATGAAAACTACGAGGGTGCGCCCGTAGATGGGAGTGCCTGGGTAAAAGGTGGAGACAGCGATCGTCGAGTGCTGCGCGGCGGTTCGTGGTACGGCCTTCCGCAACACTGCCGCTCTGCTTACCGCGACTGGCTTGATGCGGACAGCAGGCTCAACTACCTCGGTTTTCGGGTTGCCTGTTCGGCGTGA
- a CDS encoding RNA-directed DNA polymerase: MDQSATAEAGNHMKRHGNPWNQIIAFENLLLAARQAQRGKRFRDNVLRFNYNLEQELEKIQRELQSQTYQPGAYRTFRIREPKPRMTSAAPYRDRVVHHALCNIITPIFERTFIHDSHANRLGFGTHRALKRFTQFARSSRYILQCDIRKYFPNIDHEILKGLLRRKIKCPGTLWLIDTIIDGSNEQEPAIAYFPGDTLVTPIERRKGLPIGNLTSQCFANIYLSSFDHFVKEQLKVSRYVRYVDDFSLFSDDRTFLAEARLAIENYLATLRLKIHPIKSQLFATRLGANFVGFRVFPDHIRARSHNLKRARCRLRRLQQSYRQGLTSFEDVTQSVQSWSAHLKHGDTWHPRQHIFNSLTFESPR; the protein is encoded by the coding sequence TTGGATCAATCAGCAACGGCAGAGGCGGGGAACCACATGAAGCGCCACGGCAACCCTTGGAATCAAATTATTGCGTTTGAGAATTTGCTGCTGGCAGCCCGTCAAGCCCAACGAGGAAAGCGTTTTCGCGACAATGTATTGAGATTTAACTACAATTTGGAGCAAGAACTAGAAAAAATTCAGCGAGAACTGCAAAGCCAGACCTATCAGCCAGGAGCATATCGAACCTTTCGGATTAGAGAACCCAAACCTCGAATGACCTCCGCTGCACCCTACCGCGATCGTGTCGTACACCACGCCCTGTGCAACATCATTACGCCGATCTTCGAGCGCACCTTTATCCACGATTCCCACGCTAATCGGTTGGGCTTTGGCACGCATCGAGCCTTAAAGCGCTTTACCCAGTTCGCCCGCTCCAGTCGTTATATCTTGCAATGTGATATTCGCAAATACTTCCCCAATATCGATCACGAAATCCTCAAAGGGTTGCTCCGCCGCAAAATCAAATGTCCAGGAACCCTCTGGTTAATTGACACAATTATCGACGGCAGCAACGAGCAAGAGCCAGCGATCGCATATTTTCCAGGAGATACACTCGTAACGCCGATTGAACGGCGAAAAGGTTTACCCATTGGTAATTTGACCAGTCAGTGCTTTGCCAACATTTACTTAAGTAGCTTTGACCACTTCGTTAAAGAACAGCTCAAAGTATCTCGCTATGTGCGTTATGTCGATGACTTCAGCCTGTTTTCGGACGATCGCACATTCCTAGCAGAAGCTCGCCTAGCGATCGAAAACTATCTAGCTACGCTTCGACTCAAAATTCATCCGATTAAGAGCCAACTCTTTGCCACTCGGTTAGGTGCAAACTTTGTGGGCTTTCGGGTCTTTCCTGACCACATTCGGGCACGCTCTCACAATCTCAAGCGAGCAAGATGCCGTTTGCGACGGCTACAGCAGAGCTATCGGCAAGGGCTAACCAGCTTTGAGGATGTAACTCAATCAGTTCAAAGCTGGTCTGCTCACCTCAAACATGGTGATACCTGGCACCCAAGACAACACATTTTTAACTCCCTCACCTTTGAGTCACCTCGATGA
- the avd gene encoding diversity-generating retroelement protein Avd — protein MEELPIIPKTYDLIKWYVPILNRLPRDHRFALGDRLISKLYDLLEGLIQARYSQNKLRQLEVLNTELDILRYQTRLLVDFSLINTDRYEYAGKQINAIGTDLGGWINQQRQRRGTT, from the coding sequence ATGGAAGAACTGCCCATTATTCCAAAGACCTATGACCTGATCAAATGGTACGTTCCCATTCTGAACCGCCTTCCTCGTGACCATCGATTTGCTCTGGGAGACCGTCTCATTTCTAAGCTTTACGATTTATTGGAAGGGCTAATCCAGGCACGGTATAGCCAAAACAAATTAAGGCAACTAGAAGTCCTCAATACCGAACTCGATATCTTACGGTACCAAACACGGCTACTGGTTGATTTTAGCCTGATCAATACCGATCGCTATGAGTATGCTGGGAAACAAATCAACGCCATTGGTACAGATTTAGGTGGTTGGATCAATCAGCAACGGCAGAGGCGGGGAACCACATGA
- a CDS encoding formylglycine-generating enzyme family protein, giving the protein MTLPSEPSNPIAELKTLLKERAKIDLSPVELAEILWLALQRGEIAADRERSRRSTLSPGKLDAPEPPLPPVTPSEEREKSPTAAVVAEPRRPTEENKQETEARVAGAALPVSVPETVALRNRQQIARALRPLKRKVPSKLRQVFDEEATVIASAEAQTWRPVEKPEPERWLELAIVIEVTNLLDVWQDTILEFQQLMKRHGAFRDVRTWQLKLTADGDPQLFLQTVAGLKGSARNPKELLDVSGRRLVLLVSDCTSRAWRSGKIPKLLELWSRENPVTIVQLLPEHYWERSALKTSYPVALRSRLPGALSRDWLIEGLSPRRRRRLPRGLKFPVVTIQPESLAEWARAIAAICEQQTIGVVLDPQAFQTDNAGSAKSDPLTAKQLVQQFRKTASDSAQELVDRMAVLPVNWSVIRLIQKNWVPQTADRCQETAALSLAEIFLSGLLRPVSIDSKQPRNRKIKQQYDFVNGVRDVLLGTIPISEAQAVGEEIAEVVFKQLPAEVQKRVGADIERRFGGSLRYFEAFLIPDLPWGENAAAEVFPFAQVTGQVLRRWGGNYAALAEELERREASNKQEEQYLDEATVYAALEQHLDYFQWEILDEFTQQRHRLEVHFPGLRPKEITTEPYPEEIKLAEGEEISAAILERTITEISEDQASFELQVKIRFAAELSYFDFDAYPSEFNEHPTYKERVHNQSVDAMAEVILWFSEDENEIVPELVELRVEQPILINPTLTGDQPSAQLPPLQWFEFDVATIAFETSTPSISLQPFLFTLATLTRPFPTEMSVEDKLAAINEEFWNHIGMHLNYVQELILRGTLENKTYQQIATEPHFTSNYLRTEASELWQLLSPILGEKVTKKSFEDTLNRWLWQRCTQRQQREGQQFIEYLDNDFTLEMVQIPAGNVLMGSPENEPERSPSESPQHIVEVTSFFLSKYPVTQAQWRSVAAMPQVNRELDPDPSRFKGDDRPVETINWYAAVEFCDRLSQHTGKQYRLPSEAEWEYACRAGTTTPFHFGETITTDLANYHDNLTYGDGLKGIYRHETTPVGSFGVANAFGLYDMHGNVWDWCADHWHESYKGVPVDGSAWVKGGDSEFRLLRGGSWDGYSRLCSSAYRARVHAFSRLNYVGFRVACSA; this is encoded by the coding sequence ATGACGTTGCCCTCTGAACCGTCAAACCCGATCGCCGAACTCAAAACGCTTTTAAAGGAACGAGCGAAAATTGATCTGAGTCCAGTTGAACTGGCAGAAATTCTTTGGCTGGCCTTGCAAAGAGGTGAAATCGCTGCCGATAGGGAACGGTCTCGCCGCTCAACTTTATCCCCCGGCAAACTAGATGCACCAGAGCCACCTTTACCTCCAGTTACGCCATCGGAGGAACGAGAAAAATCTCCTACAGCAGCGGTTGTAGCAGAGCCACGCAGACCAACCGAAGAGAACAAGCAAGAAACTGAAGCCCGAGTGGCAGGAGCAGCACTGCCTGTCAGCGTCCCGGAAACAGTCGCTTTGCGAAATCGGCAGCAAATTGCCCGAGCGCTGCGTCCCCTGAAGCGAAAAGTACCATCCAAACTGCGACAGGTGTTTGATGAAGAGGCAACTGTGATTGCTAGTGCCGAGGCGCAAACTTGGCGTCCAGTGGAGAAGCCAGAGCCAGAGCGATGGTTAGAATTAGCGATTGTGATTGAAGTGACCAATCTGCTGGATGTGTGGCAGGACACGATCTTAGAGTTCCAGCAGTTGATGAAGCGGCATGGAGCATTTCGGGATGTACGAACCTGGCAGCTAAAACTCACTGCCGATGGCGACCCCCAACTCTTTCTACAAACAGTAGCAGGATTAAAGGGCAGTGCTCGTAACCCAAAAGAGTTGCTCGATGTCAGTGGACGACGGCTCGTTTTGCTCGTGAGCGATTGCACCTCCAGGGCATGGCGATCCGGTAAAATTCCCAAACTTTTGGAACTGTGGTCACGCGAAAACCCAGTGACGATTGTGCAACTGCTCCCCGAGCACTATTGGGAACGCAGTGCGTTGAAAACAAGTTATCCAGTAGCATTACGATCGCGATTGCCAGGAGCATTGAGCCGGGATTGGTTGATTGAAGGACTCTCACCAAGACGGCGGCGACGCTTACCAAGAGGACTGAAGTTTCCGGTAGTAACCATTCAGCCAGAATCGTTGGCAGAGTGGGCACGGGCGATCGCTGCAATTTGTGAGCAACAAACCATTGGAGTTGTTCTTGACCCACAGGCATTTCAAACGGATAATGCGGGAAGTGCGAAGTCTGATCCTCTGACGGCAAAACAGTTGGTACAGCAGTTTCGCAAAACCGCTTCAGATTCAGCCCAGGAACTGGTAGATAGGATGGCAGTGCTGCCAGTCAACTGGTCAGTGATCCGCCTGATTCAGAAGAACTGGGTACCGCAAACTGCAGACCGCTGCCAAGAGACCGCCGCCCTATCTTTGGCAGAGATTTTTTTGAGTGGGTTGCTGCGACCAGTATCCATAGACTCAAAGCAACCTAGAAACCGCAAAATTAAGCAGCAGTATGACTTTGTAAACGGCGTTCGAGATGTGCTGCTGGGAACCATTCCCATTTCTGAAGCGCAGGCAGTTGGTGAAGAAATCGCAGAGGTAGTGTTTAAGCAGTTACCAGCAGAGGTACAGAAACGAGTTGGTGCCGATATTGAGCGGCGATTTGGTGGCTCCTTAAGGTATTTCGAGGCATTTCTAATTCCAGATTTGCCTTGGGGAGAAAACGCTGCTGCGGAAGTTTTCCCATTTGCTCAGGTAACGGGGCAGGTGTTGCGACGTTGGGGTGGAAATTATGCCGCTTTAGCAGAGGAACTCGAGCGGCGAGAGGCATCAAATAAGCAAGAGGAACAATATTTAGATGAAGCAACAGTTTATGCCGCTTTAGAACAACATCTAGACTATTTTCAATGGGAAATTCTTGATGAATTTACTCAACAAAGGCATCGACTTGAGGTGCATTTTCCAGGTCTTCGCCCCAAAGAAATAACAACAGAACCCTACCCTGAAGAGATAAAGCTGGCTGAGGGTGAGGAAATTTCAGCTGCAATTCTTGAACGCACAATTACTGAAATTTCAGAGGATCAGGCATCTTTTGAATTACAAGTCAAAATTCGTTTTGCAGCGGAACTCAGCTATTTTGACTTCGATGCCTACCCTTCTGAGTTCAATGAACATCCTACCTATAAGGAAAGAGTTCACAATCAATCAGTGGATGCAATGGCTGAGGTTATCCTCTGGTTTTCTGAGGATGAAAATGAGATTGTGCCTGAGCTGGTGGAGTTGCGGGTAGAGCAGCCCATTTTAATCAATCCGACTCTTACTGGAGACCAACCTTCTGCACAACTCCCGCCTCTACAATGGTTTGAATTTGATGTAGCTACGATCGCCTTTGAAACTTCCACTCCATCCATTTCACTACAACCGTTTCTGTTTACCCTGGCAACTCTGACCAGACCGTTTCCTACAGAAATGAGTGTGGAAGATAAACTGGCGGCGATTAATGAAGAGTTCTGGAATCACATCGGAATGCACTTGAACTATGTTCAAGAACTCATCCTACGGGGGACGTTAGAAAACAAAACTTACCAGCAAATTGCAACTGAACCTCATTTCACTTCTAATTACCTACGCACTGAGGCTTCTGAGCTATGGCAACTGCTATCCCCTATTTTGGGTGAAAAGGTTACTAAGAAAAGCTTTGAAGATACTCTAAACCGATGGCTTTGGCAACGATGCACTCAACGGCAACAGCGAGAAGGGCAACAGTTTATTGAGTATTTAGACAACGATTTCACGCTGGAAATGGTTCAGATTCCTGCAGGAAACGTTTTGATGGGGTCGCCAGAGAATGAACCAGAGCGATCGCCTTCAGAAAGCCCTCAACACATCGTAGAGGTTACTTCCTTTTTCTTGAGCAAATACCCAGTGACTCAGGCTCAATGGCGATCGGTTGCCGCAATGCCTCAAGTAAATCGCGAACTTGACCCTGACCCTTCCCGATTCAAAGGGGACGATCGGCCTGTCGAAACCATTAACTGGTATGCCGCTGTAGAGTTTTGCGATCGCCTCTCTCAGCACACTGGCAAGCAGTACCGTCTGCCCAGTGAAGCCGAGTGGGAATATGCTTGTCGAGCTGGAACCACAACTCCCTTTCACTTTGGCGAAACGATCACAACCGATTTGGCTAACTATCACGACAACTTAACCTATGGCGATGGTCTCAAGGGTATCTATCGACACGAAACTACCCCTGTTGGCAGTTTTGGGGTTGCCAACGCTTTCGGGCTGTATGACATGCATGGGAATGTGTGGGACTGGTGTGCCGATCACTGGCATGAGAGCTATAAGGGTGTGCCTGTAGATGGGAGTGCCTGGGTGAAAGGTGGAGACAGCGAATTTCGACTGCTGCGCGGCGGTTCGTGGGATGGCTATTCGCGACTCTGCAGCTCTGCTTACCGCGCCAGGGTCCACGCGTTCAGCAGGCTCAACTACGTCGGTTTTCGGGTTGCCTGTTCGGCGTGA